In Camelus dromedarius isolate mCamDro1 chromosome 3, mCamDro1.pat, whole genome shotgun sequence, one DNA window encodes the following:
- the TAF7 gene encoding transcription initiation factor TFIID subunit 7 yields the protein MSKSKDDAPHELESQFILRLPPEYASTVRRAVQSGHVNLKDRLTIELHPDGRHGIVRVDRVPLASKLVDLPCVMESLKTIDKKTFYKTADICQMLVSTVDGDLYPPVEEPVATADPKASKKKDKDKEKKFVWNHGITLPLKNVRKRRFRKTAKKKYIESPDVEKEVKRLLSTDAEAVSTRWEIIAEDETKETENQGLDIASPGMSGHRQGHDSLEHDELREIFNDLSSSSEDEDETQHQDEEDINIIDTEEDLERQLQDKLNESDEQHQENEGTNQLVMGIQKQIDNMKGKLQETQDRAKRQEDLIMKVENLALKNRFQAVLDELKQKEDREKEQLSSLQEELESLLEK from the coding sequence ATGAGTAAGAGCAAAGATGATGCTCCTCATGAACTGGAGAGCCAGTTTATCTTACGCCTTCCTCCAGAGTATGCCTCTACTGTGAGGCGAGCAGTACAGTCTGGCCATGTCAACCTGAAGGACAGACTGACAATTGAATTACACCCTGATGGGCGTCATGGAATCGTCAGAGTGGATCGGGTCCCACTGGCCTCAAAACTGGTGGATCTGCCGTGTGTTATGgaaagtttgaaaaccattgatAAGAAAACCTTTTACAAGACAGCTGATATCTGTCAGATGCTTGTCTCTACAGTTGATGGTGATCTCTATCCTCCTGTGGAGGAACCAGTTGCTACTGCTGATCCCAAAGCAAGCAAGAAAAAGGAtaaggacaaagagaaaaaatttgtatggaaccatggAATTACTCTGCCTCTAAAAAATGTCCGAAAGAGAAGGTTCCGGAAGACAGCAAAGAAGAAGTATATTGAATCTCCAGATGTGGAAAAAGAAGTGAAGCGGTTGCTGAGCACAGATGCTGAAGCTGTCAGTACTCGTTGGGAAATAATTGCTGAAgatgaaacaaaagaaacagaaaatcaggGCCTTGATATCGCTTCTCCAGGAATGTCTGGCCACAGGCAGGGCCATGACTCATTAGAACATGATGAGCTTCGGGAGATATTCAATGACCTCAGCAGCAGCAGCGAAGATGAAGATGAGACGCAGCATCAAGATGAAGAAGATATAAACATCATCGACACTGAGGAAGATCTGGAAAGACAGCTACAGGACAAGCTAAATGAATCAGATGAACAGCACCAAGAAAACGAGGGAACCAATCAGCTGGTTATGGGAATCCAGAAACAGATTGATAACATGAAAGGCAAGCTCCAGGAGACCCAGGACAGGGCAAAGCGACAGGAGGATCTCATCATGAAAGTGGAAAACCTGGCTCTCAAGAACAGATTTCAGGCTGTGCTAGATGAACTGAAACAAAAGGAAGACCGAGAAAAGGAGCAGCTCAGCTCTCTGCAAGAAGAGCTAGAATCACTCCTAGAGAAGTGA
- the LOC105098084 gene encoding mitochondrial ornithine transporter 2: MESNPAIQAAIDLTAGALGGTACVLTGQPFDTMKVKMQTFPGLYKGLIDCCLKTYSQVGLRGFYKGTGPALMAYVAENSVLFMCYGFCQQFVSKVVGLDKQAKLSDLQTAAAGSFASAFAALALCPTELVKCRLQTMHEMEMSGRIAKSHNTVWSVVKSILRKDGPLGFYRGLSSTLLQEVPGYFFFFGGYELSRSFFASGGSKDELGPVPLMLSGGIAGICLWLVIYPVDCIKSRIQVLSMFGKQAGFIRTLVSVVKNEGVAALYSGLKATLVRAFPANGSLFLAYEYSRKMMMSHCEAY, encoded by the coding sequence ATGGAGTCCAATCCTGCCATCCAAGCCGCCATCGACCTCACCGCGGGGGCCCTCGGGGGCACAGCCTGCGTCCTGACCGGGCAGCCCTTCGACACCATGAAAGTGAAGATGCAGACGTTCCCTGGCCTGTACAAGGGCCTCATCGACTGCTGCTTGAAGACGTACTCCCAAGTGGGCTTGCGGGGCTTCTACAAGGGGACGGGCCCAGCGCTGATGGCCTACGTCGCAGAGAACTCCGTCCTCTTTATGTGCTACGGCTTCTGCCAGCAGTTTGTGAGTAAAGTGGTTGGATTGGACAAGCAGGCAAAGCTGAGTGATCTGCAGACTGCGGCCGCGGGTTCCTTCGCCTCCGCGTTTGCCGCGCTGGCCCTGTGCCCCACTGAGCTTGTGAAGTGCCGGCTGCAGACCATGCACGAGATGGAGATGTCAGGGAGGATAGCAAAAAGCCATAATACAGTCTGGTCCGTCGTGAAGAGTATCCTTAGAAAGGATGGACCCTTGGGCTTCTACCGTGGACTTTCGAGCACTCTACTTCAAGAAGTACCGGGCTACTTCTTCTTCTTCGGTGGGTATGAACTGAGCCGATCATTTTTTGCTTCAGGAGGATCCAAAGATGAACTTGGCCCTGTTCCCTTGATGTTAAGTGGTGGTATTGCTGGAATTTGTCTTTGGCTTGTCATATACCCCGTGGATTGTATCAAATCCAGAATTCAGGTTCTTTCCATGTTTGGAAAACAGGCAGGATTTATCAGAACTCTTGTAAGTGTTGTGAAAAATGAAGGAGTAGCAGCCTTATATTCTGGACTGAAAGCTACTTTGGTTCGAGCGTTCCCTGCCAATGGGTCACTGTTTTTGGCTTATGAATACAGCAGGAAGATGATGATGAGCCACTGTGAAGCATACTGA